In Mastigocladopsis repens PCC 10914, a single window of DNA contains:
- a CDS encoding DUF5615 family PIN-like protein gives MKFLIDVNASRALGNWLSQMGHDVVFVNGTDPTMADEQILEWAVRESRVIVTTDNDFEQMIWLQKKPHCGILRLENLPRSER, from the coding sequence ATGAAATTTTTAATTGATGTCAATGCCAGTCGTGCTTTAGGCAATTGGTTAAGCCAAATGGGTCATGATGTCGTTTTTGTCAATGGTACTGACCCAACAATGGCGGATGAGCAGATTTTAGAATGGGCAGTTAGAGAAAGTCGAGTTATTGTCACAACAGATAATGATTTTGAACAAATGATTTGGCTCCAGAAAAAACCTCATTGTGGAATTTTACGTTTAGAAAATTTACCTCGTTCTGAACGATAA
- a CDS encoding DUF433 domain-containing protein translates to MNNLNLLERITFDKYVLGGKPLVRGLRISVAMILELLAKRVTTEEILEDYLELEPEDLRAALLYAYHLVSQEEIVERTAAS, encoded by the coding sequence ATGAACAATCTAAATTTATTAGAACGTATTACTTTTGATAAATATGTCCTTGGTGGAAAACCTCTAGTTCGTGGTTTACGTATATCTGTTGCTATGATTTTGGAACTTTTAGCCAAAAGAGTGACTACTGAAGAAATTCTCGAAGATTATCTAGAGTTAGAACCAGAAGATTTGCGTGCGGCATTACTTTATGCATATCACTTAGTTTCTCAAGAAGAAATTGTCGAAAGGACGGCTGCATCGTAG
- a CDS encoding Uma2 family endonuclease, which translates to MTTTTTGKKLTFEQFLEQCPEDGRYELVNGEIVRILATRLHEDVADFIAKQLDKEVDRLSLNYKVSGRMMIATVTQDGQEQGRNPDVSVVSLDVWRKNRSASSALREPLQLAVEVVSSNWEDDYIDKLDEYQRLGIPEYWIVDYLALGSRNYLGNPKVPTVFVYQLNANGVYQPTAYRSSDRIVSPTFPELQLTVEDILKV; encoded by the coding sequence ATGACAACAACTACGACTGGGAAAAAGCTGACCTTTGAGCAATTCCTTGAGCAATGCCCTGAGGATGGTCGTTATGAACTGGTGAATGGAGAAATAGTGAGAATACTAGCAACTAGGCTGCACGAAGATGTAGCAGATTTTATTGCCAAACAACTGGACAAAGAGGTTGACCGACTTAGTTTGAACTATAAGGTCTCTGGTAGGATGATGATTGCAACCGTGACACAAGACGGTCAGGAGCAGGGACGAAACCCTGATGTAAGCGTGGTTAGCTTGGATGTTTGGCGAAAAAACCGCTCTGCGAGTTCTGCACTGCGTGAACCCCTACAGCTGGCTGTAGAAGTGGTATCAAGCAACTGGGAGGATGACTATATCGATAAACTAGACGAATATCAACGTTTGGGCATTCCAGAGTATTGGATTGTAGACTACTTGGCTCTTGGTAGCAGAAATTACTTAGGTAATCCCAAGGTTCCTACTGTTTTTGTGTATCAGTTAAATGCTAACGGGGTTTACCAGCCAACTGCTTACAGAAGCTCTGATCGCATCGTATCTCCCACATTTCCAGAATTGCAATTAACGGTTGAGGATATTTTGAAAGTTTAG
- a CDS encoding tetratricopeptide repeat protein yields the protein MYKRLLGEQHPSVALSLDNLAYFYNSQGRYSEAEPLYLQALEIDQQVFGENHPNTATVRKNLEISGLRDVLVILGGANF from the coding sequence CTGTACAAACGCCTGCTGGGAGAACAACATCCCTCTGTCGCACTCAGTTTGGACAACCTGGCTTATTTCTACAACTCACAAGGACGCTACAGCGAAGCCGAACCGTTGTATCTGCAAGCTTTAGAGATTGATCAGCAGGTGTTTGGGGAGAACCATCCAAATACAGCTACTGTCCGCAAAAATCTGGAAATCTCCGGGCTAAGAGACGTGCTAGTAATTCTTGGTGGGGCAAACTTCTAA
- a CDS encoding TerC family protein, with protein sequence MLDQIFDYLHFHFSIETSIVLLILIFLEAVLSADNAIALAAIAQGLEDKNKEREALNIGLVVAYVLRITLLLTATWVQKFWQFELLGAAYLLWLVFQHFTSEEGEDNQHHGPRFSSVLQAIPVLAFTDLAFSLDSVTTAIAVSNETWLVITGTTIGVVTLRFMAGLFIQWLDEYVYLEDAGYITVALVGLRLLLKVVNDSLVPPQWFMITAIALILAWGFSKRTEPEKVIKELEKTEVVEGSRE encoded by the coding sequence ATGCTAGACCAAATTTTTGATTATCTTCACTTTCACTTCAGCATTGAAACCTCTATAGTCCTGCTCATTCTGATTTTTCTAGAGGCGGTGCTGTCTGCTGACAACGCGATCGCCCTCGCTGCGATCGCTCAAGGACTGGAAGACAAAAACAAAGAACGTGAGGCGCTCAACATTGGTTTGGTAGTCGCTTACGTCCTGCGAATCACCTTACTCTTGACAGCTACCTGGGTCCAAAAGTTCTGGCAGTTTGAGTTACTAGGTGCAGCTTACCTACTATGGCTCGTATTCCAACATTTTACTTCCGAAGAAGGCGAAGACAATCAACACCACGGTCCTCGTTTTAGCTCTGTGTTGCAAGCCATACCTGTCCTTGCCTTCACGGATTTAGCATTTTCTCTCGATAGCGTCACCACTGCAATAGCCGTTTCTAATGAAACGTGGCTGGTGATTACGGGTACGACTATTGGTGTTGTCACCCTGCGCTTTATGGCGGGTTTGTTTATCCAATGGTTAGATGAATATGTGTACTTGGAAGACGCAGGCTATATCACTGTGGCTTTAGTGGGCTTGCGCTTGCTCCTAAAAGTGGTGAACGATTCTCTAGTTCCGCCACAATGGTTCATGATTACTGCGATCGCCCTCATTCTGGCATGGGGATTTTCCAAGCGCACTGAACCAGAAAAAGTCATAAAAGAACTAGAAAAGACTGAAGTTGTAGAAGGAAGTAGGGAGTAG